A genome region from Methanofollis sp. UBA420 includes the following:
- a CDS encoding cation diffusion facilitator family transporter, with product MEYDRVRRTLWLILILNVIVAVAKAVFGFMAGSMSMVADALHSSFDSASNIIGLAATGIAARPPDRDHPYGHAKVETFGTLLVGGMLLLTAYWVISEGVVRLTTGAVPHITALTVGVMVATTAINIFVALYERRVGEELGSSFLIADSEHTKSDVFVSLSVLGGFVVVYLGYPLADPLIALAIGALIGRMGLSIVREAGMVLTDAATVQCEENVREIVAGIPGVLGSHEFRCRGAPGEMMADIHITVDPAMTVEEAHGIAKEVEAAITGGVPGMKEVIVHIEPGERDGREKV from the coding sequence ATGGAGTACGACCGGGTCAGGCGGACACTCTGGCTCATCCTCATCCTCAACGTCATCGTAGCCGTCGCAAAGGCGGTCTTCGGCTTCATGGCCGGTTCGATGTCCATGGTCGCCGACGCCCTCCACTCTTCCTTCGACTCGGCCTCGAACATCATCGGCCTTGCCGCCACCGGCATCGCCGCCCGCCCCCCTGACAGGGACCACCCGTACGGCCACGCGAAGGTCGAGACTTTTGGGACACTTCTCGTCGGCGGGATGCTCCTCCTGACCGCCTACTGGGTGATCAGCGAGGGGGTCGTCCGCCTCACCACCGGCGCCGTCCCCCACATCACCGCCCTGACCGTCGGCGTGATGGTCGCCACGACCGCCATCAACATCTTCGTCGCCCTGTACGAGAGGCGGGTGGGCGAGGAACTCGGGAGCAGTTTTCTCATCGCCGATTCCGAACACACGAAGAGCGACGTCTTCGTCTCCCTCTCTGTCCTCGGGGGTTTCGTCGTCGTGTACCTCGGTTATCCCCTGGCCGACCCCCTCATCGCCCTTGCCATCGGGGCGCTCATCGGCAGGATGGGCCTCTCCATCGTACGGGAGGCCGGGATGGTCCTCACCGACGCCGCCACCGTGCAGTGCGAGGAGAATGTCAGGGAGATCGTCGCCGGGATCCCGGGCGTCCTCGGTTCGCACGAGTTCAGGTGCCGGGGCGCCCCCGGCGAAATGATGGCCGACATCCATATCACCGTCGATCCCGCCATGACCGTCGAGGAGGCGCACGGGATCGCAAAGGAGGTCGAGGCCGCGATCACGGGGGGCGTCCCCGGCATGAAGGAGGTGATCGTCCATATCGAACCGGGGGAGAGGGACGGGAGGGAGAAGGTCTGA
- the radC gene encoding RadC family protein translates to MKQMREVPARERPREKIAAKGATALTDRELIAAIIGSGVAGRDVLEVAREIEGVIADSCVPPYDALVRVPGVGEARACQITAAFELARRRFLPAETRVTCPADVLPLVKYLADRQQEYFICISLNGAGEVVGNREVTKGLINYSPVHPREVFADVITDRATSVVFVHNHPSGSLQPSREDIAMTKQLTAAADILGIRVLDHLIITKKGHLSMREAGLL, encoded by the coding sequence ATGAAACAGATGCGGGAGGTGCCCGCCCGCGAGCGGCCACGGGAGAAGATCGCGGCGAAGGGTGCGACGGCCCTCACCGACCGCGAACTCATCGCCGCGATCATCGGGAGCGGCGTGGCCGGGCGCGACGTGCTGGAGGTCGCCCGCGAGATCGAAGGGGTGATCGCGGACTCGTGCGTCCCGCCGTACGACGCCCTTGTCAGGGTGCCGGGCGTCGGGGAGGCCAGGGCCTGCCAGATCACCGCCGCCTTCGAACTTGCCCGGCGCCGCTTCCTCCCGGCGGAGACGCGGGTCACCTGCCCGGCCGACGTCCTCCCCCTCGTGAAGTACCTCGCCGACAGGCAGCAGGAGTACTTTATCTGTATCTCCTTGAACGGCGCCGGCGAGGTCGTCGGCAACAGGGAGGTCACGAAAGGGCTCATCAATTACAGCCCCGTCCACCCGCGGGAGGTCTTCGCCGACGTGATCACCGACAGGGCGACCTCGGTGGTCTTCGTGCACAACCACCCCTCGGGGAGTCTCCAGCCGAGCAGGGAGGACATCGCCATGACGAAACAACTCACGGCCGCGGCGGACATTCTCGGCATCAGGGTGCTCGACCACCTCATCATCACAAAGAAGGGCCACCTCTCCATGCGGGAGGCAGGGCTCCTCTGA
- a CDS encoding rubrerythrin family protein produces the protein MATLENIKAAFAGESQANRKYLAFSEKADKEGFKNVARLYRAASQAEAIHAKRELSVMGGIKKTAENLQGSIEGETDEFTEMYPAFVEEAKTEGKPEAVAIFTHAMKAEQVHAGLYTKALEAVLAGKDFEGAEVFLCPWCGNIEIGKAPETCPICGEAGKNFIKVE, from the coding sequence ATGGCAACACTGGAGAATATCAAGGCAGCATTTGCCGGCGAGTCGCAGGCGAACCGCAAGTACCTCGCCTTCTCGGAGAAGGCGGACAAGGAAGGCTTCAAGAACGTGGCACGCCTGTACCGCGCCGCATCGCAGGCCGAGGCGATCCACGCAAAGCGCGAACTCTCCGTGATGGGCGGGATCAAAAAGACGGCCGAGAACCTCCAGGGGAGCATCGAGGGCGAGACCGACGAGTTCACCGAGATGTACCCGGCCTTCGTCGAAGAGGCGAAGACAGAGGGCAAGCCCGAGGCCGTCGCTATCTTCACCCACGCGATGAAGGCCGAGCAGGTCCATGCCGGTCTCTATACGAAGGCCCTTGAGGCCGTCCTCGCCGGGAAGGACTTCGAGGGCGCCGAGGTCTTCCTCTGCCCCTGGTGCGGGAACATCGAGATCGGGAAGGCGCCGGAGACGTGCCCGATCTGCGGTGAGGCCGGGAAGAACTTCATCAAGGTTGAATAA
- a CDS encoding FAD-dependent oxidoreductase, protein MPEVKVYSTKQCPYCRMVKAFLEKHGIEYENIDVGEDEEAARELFRVSKQLGVPVTVVGEDVVVGFDAPRLNALFGTEKKEELYDIVILGAGPAGLTAGVYTTRKLLSTLIITENIGGQAMESWAVENYMGYRVVSGEDLMAKFEEQARGLNVSLELDRAIGVRREDSTFVVTTYGDRTFRARSVIVATGRSPRRLGVEGEERFWGRGVSVCSTCDGPLFRGKDVAVVGGGNSAVTTTLEMAKIARTVHLIVRSALKADAVYLDLLKTKENVAVHRPYVVSGLVGETVLTGVKIRQKETGAEEEIAVDGVFAEIGHEPNIGAVQDLVRINTGSEIVVDENCCTSVPGIFAAGDVTSVHGKQIIIAAGEGAKAALEAHAYLLSR, encoded by the coding sequence ATGCCGGAGGTGAAAGTCTACTCCACGAAGCAGTGCCCGTACTGCCGGATGGTCAAGGCCTTTCTGGAGAAACACGGGATAGAATACGAAAATATCGACGTCGGCGAAGACGAGGAGGCGGCCCGCGAACTCTTCCGGGTCTCGAAGCAGCTCGGCGTTCCGGTGACGGTGGTGGGGGAGGACGTGGTCGTCGGTTTCGACGCACCCCGCCTCAACGCCCTCTTCGGCACTGAGAAGAAGGAAGAACTCTACGACATCGTTATCCTGGGCGCCGGCCCCGCGGGCCTCACCGCCGGGGTGTACACGACGCGGAAACTCCTCTCCACCCTGATCATCACGGAGAACATCGGTGGGCAGGCGATGGAGAGCTGGGCAGTCGAGAACTATATGGGCTACCGGGTGGTCTCGGGCGAGGACCTGATGGCGAAGTTCGAGGAGCAGGCGCGGGGCCTGAATGTCAGCCTCGAACTCGACCGGGCTATCGGCGTCAGGAGGGAGGACAGCACCTTCGTCGTCACGACGTACGGCGACCGGACCTTCAGGGCGAGGAGCGTCATCGTCGCCACCGGCCGCAGCCCCCGCCGCCTCGGTGTCGAGGGCGAGGAGAGGTTCTGGGGCCGGGGCGTCTCGGTCTGCTCAACCTGCGACGGCCCCCTCTTCCGGGGCAAGGACGTCGCCGTCGTCGGCGGCGGCAACTCAGCGGTGACCACGACGCTTGAGATGGCGAAGATCGCGCGGACGGTCCACCTCATCGTCAGGAGCGCCTTGAAGGCCGACGCCGTCTATCTCGACCTCCTGAAGACAAAGGAGAACGTGGCCGTCCACCGGCCCTATGTCGTCTCCGGCCTTGTCGGCGAGACGGTGCTCACCGGCGTGAAGATCCGGCAGAAGGAGACGGGAGCCGAGGAGGAGATCGCCGTCGACGGTGTCTTCGCCGAGATCGGTCACGAACCGAATATCGGGGCCGTCCAGGATCTTGTCAGGATCAATACCGGCAGCGAGATCGTCGTCGACGAAAACTGCTGCACAAGCGTGCCCGGCATCTTTGCGGCCGGTGACGTCACCTCCGTTCATGGCAAGCAGATCATCATCGCGGCAGGTGAGGGAGCGAAGGCGGCCCTGGAGGCGCACGCGTACCTGCTCTCCCGGTGA
- a CDS encoding cation:proton antiporter, with protein sequence MDAAILDDIVVIFALSIAIIFVTSRLKVPGIVGFLIAGMVAGPHALGLVQETETVEALAEIGVVLLLFTIGMKFSFTELLRIRRAVLVGGTLQVLLTVTAVAAGAWITGIPPAQAVFLGFLLSLSSTAIVLSLLQGRSEVESPHGRTALGILIFQDLAIIPMMLLVPMLAGAEGVGGTSVPLFLATSAGIIGFVVVSAKWLVPAALYHVARLRSPEIFLLSVLVICLFTAWLTQSAGLSLALGAFLAGLIISESEYSQDAIGAVIPFKEVFTSFFFVSVGMLLDAGFFLANPVIILIITAGVIVAKALVAGGVTLAIGHSLRTAVLTGFAISQIGEFSFVLSSAGLSAGLIDGALYQAFLAMVVVTMIATPFVFSAAPKVADRAMRLDLPERIRRGTIRETFAKEPEMNDHIIIVGFGIGGKNVARAAQAAKIPYVVIETNPETVRLERVKGEPIHYGDATRRAVLGHAGIRTAKVLVVVISDPSATRRIIAAARRANPHLRIIARTRYVGDIDELASLGADEVIPEEYVTSIEIFTRILTAYLVPRDEIERFTAEVRADGYVLFRSAEAARPGLHDIGFYQPGAEVESLRVGEGAAIAGMTLAEADLRRKHGVTMLAVRRGARVIAAPDGETAILAGDVCVVIGPEDRIADVDHLFRERKEG encoded by the coding sequence ATGGACGCCGCCATCCTCGACGACATTGTCGTCATCTTCGCCCTCTCCATCGCGATCATCTTCGTCACCTCCCGACTGAAGGTGCCCGGCATCGTCGGGTTCCTCATCGCGGGGATGGTCGCCGGCCCCCATGCCCTGGGGCTCGTGCAGGAGACCGAAACCGTCGAGGCCCTCGCCGAGATCGGGGTGGTCCTCCTCCTCTTCACCATCGGGATGAAGTTCTCGTTCACAGAACTCCTGCGGATACGGCGGGCCGTGCTTGTCGGCGGCACCCTCCAGGTGCTCCTGACGGTCACGGCGGTGGCTGCAGGCGCATGGATCACCGGCATCCCCCCGGCACAGGCCGTCTTCCTCGGTTTTCTCCTCTCCCTCTCCTCGACGGCGATCGTCCTCTCCCTGCTGCAGGGGCGCTCCGAGGTCGAAAGCCCGCACGGGAGGACCGCCCTCGGGATCCTCATCTTCCAGGACCTCGCGATCATCCCCATGATGCTCCTCGTCCCGATGCTCGCCGGGGCCGAAGGGGTGGGAGGGACGTCTGTCCCCCTCTTCCTTGCCACCTCCGCAGGGATCATCGGGTTCGTCGTCGTCTCCGCGAAGTGGCTTGTCCCGGCCGCCCTCTACCATGTCGCCCGCCTGCGGAGCCCGGAGATCTTCCTCCTCTCCGTCCTGGTCATCTGCCTCTTCACCGCCTGGCTCACCCAGAGCGCCGGCCTCTCCCTCGCCCTGGGTGCCTTCCTGGCCGGGCTGATCATCTCGGAGTCCGAGTACTCCCAGGACGCCATCGGTGCCGTCATCCCCTTCAAAGAGGTCTTCACGAGTTTCTTCTTCGTCTCGGTCGGCATGCTCCTCGACGCCGGTTTCTTCCTGGCCAACCCCGTGATCATCCTCATCATCACCGCGGGCGTCATCGTCGCCAAAGCCCTCGTCGCCGGCGGTGTCACCCTCGCCATCGGCCACTCCCTCCGTACGGCCGTCCTCACCGGATTCGCGATCAGCCAGATCGGAGAGTTCTCTTTTGTCCTCTCCAGTGCCGGCCTCAGCGCAGGGCTCATCGACGGGGCACTGTACCAGGCCTTCCTGGCGATGGTGGTCGTCACGATGATCGCCACACCCTTCGTCTTCTCCGCGGCGCCGAAGGTCGCCGACAGGGCGATGCGCCTCGACCTTCCCGAGCGGATCAGGCGGGGCACGATCAGGGAGACGTTCGCGAAGGAGCCCGAGATGAACGACCACATCATCATCGTCGGGTTCGGGATCGGCGGGAAGAACGTCGCCAGGGCGGCACAGGCGGCGAAGATCCCGTATGTGGTCATCGAGACGAACCCGGAGACGGTGAGACTGGAGAGGGTGAAAGGAGAACCGATCCACTACGGCGACGCCACACGGAGAGCGGTCCTCGGCCATGCCGGCATCAGGACGGCAAAGGTGCTCGTCGTCGTCATCTCCGACCCCTCGGCGACACGGCGGATCATCGCCGCCGCCCGCCGGGCAAACCCGCACCTGCGGATCATCGCCCGCACCCGGTATGTCGGCGACATCGACGAACTCGCCAGCCTCGGCGCCGACGAGGTGATCCCCGAGGAATATGTCACCTCGATCGAGATCTTCACCCGCATCCTCACCGCCTACCTTGTCCCGAGGGACGAGATCGAGCGTTTCACCGCGGAGGTGCGGGCCGACGGCTACGTACTCTTCCGGTCGGCGGAGGCCGCACGGCCCGGCCTCCACGACATCGGGTTCTACCAGCCTGGTGCCGAGGTGGAGAGCCTGCGGGTCGGGGAAGGGGCGGCCATCGCGGGCATGACCCTCGCGGAGGCCGACCTGCGGCGGAAGCACGGCGTCACCATGCTCGCGGTCCGCCGGGGGGCGCGGGTGATCGCCGCCCCGGACGGTGAGACGGCAATCCTCGCCGGCGACGTCTGCGTCGTCATCGGCCCCGAGGACAGGATCGCCGACGTCGACCACCTCTTCAGGGAGAGAAAGGAAGGGTGA
- the tfrB gene encoding fumarate reductase (CoM/CoB) subunit TfrB, whose translation MKSITFTIARFDPESEKEPHFEEYSVEVHEGARVLHALHAVHAQDPSLAYRWCCGSGQCGSCAVRVDGEPALACLTEARDGMVVAPLDLPVVKDLEVDLAPYLGRLPSIVPGGCAGFPTKEEINAIKPLRECIECMSCVSVCPALKVTDFAGPTAMRQELRLALDPRDAGDRIPEAVEKGLFCCTSCQKCWKVCPKEIKIPGKAIEKLREIANRQGLTLPRHAEVAELVRQTGRSVTRTKETLLEQVPQVIEPYGEVRATVGFFVGCMYNGRLPETALDMLEVMRRNGIRVVIPHEQVCCGSPLIRTGQTTFLDHLKRRNIEAFRTRDIDTVMTMCAGCGSTLKHDYKTPFRVMDATEVLTEYGIADPAKLHLTATYHDPCHLLRGQDVRDQPRELLKKVVERFVETPNQCCGSGGGVRAGMPEEAAALGKMRGEAFEKSGADIVVSCCPFCEFHISENTKLPVKDLMTLLREGYEEKDRKEQKKA comes from the coding sequence ATGAAGAGCATCACCTTTACAATCGCGCGTTTCGACCCTGAGTCCGAGAAAGAACCGCATTTCGAAGAATACTCCGTCGAGGTGCATGAGGGGGCGCGGGTGCTCCACGCCCTCCATGCCGTCCACGCACAGGACCCCTCCCTTGCCTACCGCTGGTGCTGCGGGTCGGGCCAGTGCGGCAGCTGCGCGGTCCGCGTCGACGGCGAACCTGCCCTTGCCTGCCTTACCGAGGCACGCGACGGGATGGTTGTCGCACCCCTCGACCTCCCGGTCGTGAAGGACCTGGAGGTGGACCTCGCGCCGTACCTCGGCCGCCTCCCTTCCATCGTCCCGGGCGGGTGTGCGGGTTTCCCGACAAAGGAGGAGATCAATGCGATCAAGCCCCTGCGGGAGTGCATCGAGTGCATGTCCTGTGTCTCGGTCTGTCCGGCGCTGAAGGTGACTGACTTTGCCGGGCCGACGGCGATGCGGCAGGAACTCCGCCTTGCTCTCGACCCGAGAGACGCCGGCGACCGCATCCCTGAGGCCGTCGAAAAGGGGCTCTTCTGCTGCACAAGTTGCCAGAAGTGCTGGAAGGTCTGCCCGAAGGAGATCAAGATCCCGGGAAAGGCGATCGAAAAACTGCGGGAGATCGCAAACCGGCAGGGCCTGACCCTGCCGAGGCACGCCGAGGTGGCCGAACTTGTCAGGCAGACCGGCCGGAGTGTCACCAGGACGAAGGAGACCCTCCTCGAACAGGTGCCCCAGGTGATCGAGCCGTACGGCGAGGTGCGGGCGACAGTCGGGTTCTTTGTGGGTTGCATGTACAACGGCCGCCTCCCGGAGACCGCCCTCGACATGCTCGAAGTGATGAGAAGAAACGGCATCAGGGTTGTCATCCCGCACGAACAGGTCTGCTGCGGGTCGCCCCTGATCAGGACAGGCCAGACCACCTTCCTCGACCACCTGAAGAGGCGGAATATCGAGGCATTCAGGACCCGGGACATCGACACGGTGATGACGATGTGCGCCGGGTGCGGGTCGACCCTGAAGCACGATTACAAAACCCCGTTCAGGGTGATGGACGCCACCGAGGTGCTGACAGAGTACGGGATCGCGGACCCGGCGAAGCTCCACCTCACCGCGACCTATCATGACCCCTGCCATCTCCTGCGGGGGCAGGACGTCCGCGACCAGCCGCGGGAACTCCTCAAGAAGGTCGTCGAACGCTTTGTCGAGACGCCGAACCAGTGCTGCGGGTCGGGCGGCGGCGTCCGCGCCGGCATGCCGGAGGAGGCGGCCGCACTCGGGAAGATGCGGGGCGAGGCCTTCGAGAAGAGCGGGGCGGATATTGTCGTCTCCTGCTGTCCCTTCTGCGAGTTCCACATCTCGGAAAACACGAAACTCCCGGTGAAGGACCTCATGACCCTGTTGCGCGAAGGGTATGAGGAGAAGGACCGGAAGGAGCAGAAAAAGGCATAA
- the tfrA gene encoding fumarate reductase (CoM/CoB) subunit TfrA has protein sequence MRALDSIDCHTLVIGSGGAGVRAAIEADRYGETVLLSKSITGKGGCTTMAEGGYNAVLREGDACTVHAEDTLRGGAYLNDPALVEALAADAPARLADLVSWGAVFDASADGEVAQRSFGGQSIPRTCYAGDRTGHEIMATLMERLRGSGVERIEETAAIDLLKDGERVCGALVLDKKGEIVPIRADAVVLAAGGGARAYDVSTNSGTGTGDGFALGYRAGAELIDMEMVQFHPTGAVYPYDARGRLVTEAVRGEGGRLINTSGERFMAYYDEKRMELSTRDVVARAIATEVLEGRGTTNGGVWLDVTHLPAETIEERLPVMLAQFLRFGVDIRKEPMEVAPTAHHIMGGLRITPEGQTSLPGLFACGETVGGVHGANRLGGNALADTQVFGKRAGEAAGKAPKHTARIDPAQVEAQERRIAAFFEGTESPDGVKGRLQQAMWNGAGIRRDSAGLKRTLGIVEELAALPLRAATPRNLIECCGVQNLCTTSMLICGSALLRPESRGAHWRTDVAQTWDAQTSPFGHTHISRAGASIEEMRG, from the coding sequence ATGCGCGCGCTGGATAGTATCGACTGCCATACCCTTGTCATCGGGAGTGGCGGCGCCGGAGTGAGGGCGGCGATCGAAGCCGACCGGTATGGCGAGACGGTCCTCCTCTCGAAGAGCATCACCGGAAAGGGGGGGTGCACGACGATGGCGGAGGGCGGGTACAACGCCGTTTTGCGGGAAGGTGATGCCTGTACCGTGCATGCGGAGGACACCCTCAGGGGAGGGGCGTACCTCAACGACCCGGCCCTGGTCGAGGCTCTTGCCGCCGACGCCCCCGCGCGCCTTGCCGACCTCGTCTCCTGGGGCGCCGTCTTCGACGCCTCCGCGGACGGCGAGGTGGCCCAGCGATCTTTCGGCGGGCAGAGTATCCCGCGGACCTGCTATGCAGGCGACAGGACAGGGCACGAGATAATGGCGACGCTGATGGAGCGTCTCCGCGGGAGCGGGGTCGAGCGGATCGAGGAGACCGCCGCCATAGATCTCCTGAAGGACGGGGAGAGGGTCTGCGGAGCCCTCGTCCTCGACAAAAAAGGCGAGATCGTTCCTATCAGGGCCGACGCCGTCGTCCTTGCCGCAGGTGGGGGGGCGAGAGCCTATGACGTCTCCACGAACTCCGGGACAGGGACGGGGGACGGTTTCGCCCTCGGGTACCGGGCCGGGGCAGAACTCATCGACATGGAGATGGTCCAGTTCCACCCGACAGGCGCCGTGTACCCGTACGACGCCCGCGGTCGCCTGGTCACGGAGGCGGTGCGTGGCGAGGGCGGGCGCCTCATCAACACGTCGGGCGAGCGCTTCATGGCATATTACGACGAGAAGAGGATGGAACTCTCCACCAGGGACGTCGTCGCCCGGGCGATCGCCACCGAAGTGCTGGAGGGACGGGGGACGACGAACGGCGGCGTCTGGCTCGACGTCACCCACCTCCCGGCAGAGACGATCGAGGAACGCCTGCCCGTGATGCTGGCGCAGTTCCTCAGGTTCGGCGTGGACATCAGGAAAGAACCGATGGAGGTCGCCCCGACCGCCCACCACATCATGGGCGGCCTTCGCATCACGCCGGAGGGGCAGACAAGCCTCCCCGGCCTCTTCGCCTGCGGCGAAACGGTGGGCGGGGTCCACGGGGCAAACCGCCTCGGCGGCAACGCCCTGGCCGACACCCAGGTCTTCGGGAAGCGGGCAGGCGAAGCCGCGGGGAAGGCGCCGAAACACACCGCACGGATCGACCCGGCGCAGGTCGAGGCGCAGGAGCGGCGTATCGCTGCGTTCTTCGAGGGCACGGAGTCCCCTGACGGCGTGAAGGGGCGCCTCCAGCAGGCGATGTGGAACGGCGCCGGGATCAGGCGGGACAGTGCCGGGCTGAAGCGGACCCTTGGAATCGTCGAAGAACTCGCCGCGTTGCCTCTCAGGGCGGCGACACCGCGGAACCTCATCGAGTGCTGCGGGGTGCAGAACCTCTGCACGACCTCGATGCTCATCTGCGGGTCGGCCCTCCTGCGCCCGGAGAGCCGCGGCGCTCACTGGAGGACCGACGTCGCCCAGACCTGGGACGCACAGACCTCTCCTTTCGGTCACACGCACATCAGCCGTGCCGGCGCTTCCATCGAGGAGATGAGGGGATGA
- a CDS encoding aspartate kinase has translation MKFGGTSVGDAGAIGRTVDILARYHAEGHEVAVVVSAMSGVTDQLHAIAAEAESSVEEPPIAAFIQALRAKHLKTLEAAAPGQAEEVGAVINERLVNLEHILTAVHALHELTQRSKDYIVSYGERLSALILSAAIRERGIPSTALDGCEAGILTTSKHGDALVLPQSDPRIHSRVVPLLMDGMPVITGYMGCTPEGIVTTLGRSGSDYSAAIVGRAIDADEIWIWTDVDGVMTSDPKIIADVRVLSYVSYREAMELSYFGAKVLHPKTIEPAMEKDTIVRVKNTFNPDSPGTVVRRQEQKEKRVVKAITHIARVALVNINGVQMIGRPGVAREIFTALGDAGINVMMISQASSQANISLIIEENDLPLALEVLAAPVKSGLVREVTSDRNVVAIAVIGAGMAGTPGISGRIFTALGKAGVNVMMISQGSSEVNVSFVVRQDESRKALQVLHDEFRLSEECKDE, from the coding sequence ATGAAATTTGGCGGCACCTCGGTCGGCGATGCCGGGGCGATCGGGCGGACTGTCGACATCCTCGCCCGCTACCATGCCGAAGGGCATGAGGTGGCGGTCGTCGTATCGGCGATGTCGGGCGTCACCGATCAGCTCCATGCGATCGCTGCCGAGGCCGAATCATCTGTAGAAGAGCCCCCGATTGCCGCATTTATCCAGGCTCTCCGGGCGAAACATCTCAAGACGCTCGAAGCCGCCGCTCCCGGCCAGGCCGAAGAGGTGGGGGCTGTCATCAACGAGCGCCTTGTCAACCTCGAACACATCCTTACGGCGGTTCACGCCCTCCATGAACTCACCCAGCGTTCGAAGGACTATATCGTCAGTTATGGCGAGCGTCTTTCGGCGCTCATCCTCTCGGCTGCGATCAGGGAGCGGGGCATCCCCTCCACCGCCCTCGATGGCTGCGAAGCCGGGATCCTGACGACGAGCAAGCACGGCGACGCTCTTGTCCTGCCGCAGAGCGACCCCCGTATTCACAGCCGGGTCGTCCCCCTCCTCATGGACGGCATGCCGGTGATCACCGGCTACATGGGCTGCACCCCCGAGGGCATCGTCACCACTCTCGGCCGCAGCGGTTCCGACTACTCGGCCGCGATCGTCGGCCGTGCCATCGACGCCGACGAGATCTGGATCTGGACCGACGTCGACGGCGTGATGACCTCCGACCCGAAGATCATTGCAGATGTCCGTGTCCTGTCCTATGTCAGCTACCGCGAGGCGATGGAACTCTCATACTTCGGGGCGAAGGTCCTCCACCCGAAGACGATCGAACCCGCGATGGAGAAGGACACCATCGTCCGGGTGAAGAATACTTTCAACCCTGACTCTCCCGGCACAGTCGTCCGCCGGCAGGAGCAGAAGGAGAAGCGTGTCGTCAAGGCGATCACCCACATCGCCCGCGTCGCCCTCGTCAACATCAACGGCGTCCAGATGATCGGCAGGCCGGGCGTGGCCAGGGAGATCTTCACCGCTCTCGGCGACGCCGGGATCAACGTGATGATGATCTCGCAGGCCTCGTCGCAGGCGAACATCTCCCTGATCATCGAGGAGAACGACCTGCCGCTCGCCCTTGAGGTGCTTGCAGCCCCGGTGAAGAGCGGCCTGGTCCGCGAGGTCACCTCCGACCGGAACGTCGTGGCGATCGCGGTCATCGGCGCAGGCATGGCCGGGACGCCCGGGATCTCGGGCAGGATCTTCACCGCCCTCGGCAAGGCCGGGGTCAATGTGATGATGATCTCGCAGGGATCGTCAGAGGTGAACGTCTCGTTCGTGGTGCGGCAGGACGAGAGCAGAAAGGCACTGCAGGTGCTCCACGACGAATTCAGGCTTTCGGAGGAATGCAAAGATGAGTAA
- the purM gene encoding phosphoribosylformylglycinamidine cyclo-ligase codes for MSKSTGYAEAGVDIDLEARGVRTLIDQLSYRRQGSFPMLGSVGHFAGLIDFGDMALALAVDGVGTKMLVADGLQDWSTVGIDCVAMNVNDLFVMNLEPVAFVDYIATEGISVDKMRQIGIGLNEGARQANMNIVGGETATLKGLVTGLDLAGTCLGAQKKDKVVTGETIAPGDLIVGVPSTGVHSNGYTLARKVALENGGYDVVLPSGRTVGEALLTPTRIYREALDAAAVCDVHGMCHITGGGLLNFTRLSKYGFDITDPLPVPEILAWIQELGGLDENEMYRTFNMGMGYAFVIPESSLPALRAVIPDVQVAGTAVPESGAYLRGVKIH; via the coding sequence ATGAGTAAAAGTACAGGGTACGCCGAAGCCGGCGTGGACATCGATCTCGAAGCGCGGGGCGTGCGCACGCTTATTGACCAGCTTTCCTACCGGCGTCAGGGCTCCTTCCCGATGCTCGGGAGCGTCGGCCACTTCGCCGGGCTCATCGACTTCGGCGACATGGCGCTTGCCCTTGCCGTCGACGGCGTCGGCACGAAGATGCTCGTCGCCGACGGCCTGCAGGACTGGTCGACGGTCGGCATCGATTGCGTGGCGATGAATGTCAACGACCTCTTCGTGATGAACCTGGAGCCGGTGGCTTTCGTCGACTATATCGCCACCGAGGGCATTTCCGTGGATAAGATGCGCCAGATCGGGATCGGCCTCAATGAAGGGGCGCGCCAGGCGAACATGAACATCGTCGGCGGGGAGACTGCGACCCTGAAGGGCCTCGTCACCGGCCTTGACCTTGCAGGCACCTGCCTTGGCGCCCAGAAGAAAGATAAGGTCGTCACCGGTGAGACGATCGCCCCCGGCGACCTTATCGTCGGCGTGCCCTCGACAGGCGTCCACTCGAACGGTTACACCCTCGCCAGGAAGGTCGCCCTGGAGAACGGCGGCTATGACGTCGTTCTCCCCTCGGGACGGACGGTCGGCGAGGCCCTCCTCACGCCGACGCGGATCTACCGCGAGGCCCTGGACGCCGCCGCGGTCTGCGACGTCCACGGCATGTGCCACATCACCGGCGGCGGCCTCCTGAACTTCACCCGCCTCTCGAAGTACGGTTTCGACATCACCGACCCCCTGCCCGTCCCCGAGATCCTTGCCTGGATCCAGGAGTTGGGCGGTCTTGACGAGAACGAGATGTACCGCACCTTCAATATGGGCATGGGCTATGCCTTTGTCATCCCCGAATCGAGCCTCCCTGCCCTCAGGGCAGTCATCCCCGACGTGCAGGTGGCGGGCACCGCCGTCCCGGAGAGCGGCGCGTACCTCCGCGGCGTGAAGATCCACTGA